The genome window GCCCTCGGGTGCATCCCAGCCGAAGCCGCCATTAGTGCCGATCTTTCGCTTCATCGCATGCGCGACTTGCTCATCCAGCTCGGGCTGACCCTGATGATTGAACTGAGCCTCATTGACGCCCACCTCGAACATCGAATGAGCGGCCACGACTTGGTCCGTAGTCGGCGTGATTATGGCCCTGGCAGGCACCTTCTCGTCACGCAATGCCTGCACCAGGTAGCCGACACCAGACTTTCCGTCGATGACGATCTGAGCGGCCACATCTTTGCGTTCCACGAGATAGTCCACGAAGAACTCCGTGCCCTCAGCAGCGGACGCAACACGAATGCCAACGACGTGAACCGGGTTGCCATCATCAGGTCTAATCCCAGCCGCCATGGCAATAGTCGAACCATCCACAGAGAACTTCACCGCATACACCCGGCGGCCCTCGGTGGGCACGTCCGCAACAGGGATCTTCAACTCTGACCACGCAGCGAAGTCAATGCCCTTTTTAGCAATGGCCGCTTCGTCCCAGATACCCAGCGCCTCGCGCTTGAAGTTCTCATCCGAGCCCAGCAGCTTCTTCATCCGCTGAATAGCCGACTCGGTAGTGCGGTGAGGATAGGACGGGTTGGCCTTGGCAAGCTGCGCACGGTCATTGATCTTCGCGTCACGGTCAGCAGAAAGCTCGATATACAGACGGTCGGGATCGCCGGCCAGCGCATCAGCGCGGGCGTTCGTGAAGACCTCGCCGTTATCGCGGGGTCGCGGCGGCGTGCCCATCATGAACACCAGGCCATTCGGGCTAGCGTTAGTCGCCGGCACCATGTCAGTCATGGCGTCCTCGGTGAGGATCTGCGCCTCATCCAAGACCAGGATGTCTACCTTGTCGAAGCCACGACCAAAGCCAGACTCACGAGCACCAAACAAGATCCGCGAACCATTCTTGAACGTGATCTCCTGCTCACCATTCGCCGCCCGGACATTCGC of Citricoccus sp. K5 contains these proteins:
- a CDS encoding terminase large subunit domain-containing protein, producing MKERAAKMGMPADLWQEGIGRLALSKRDSGLYAAGIGGVIMSIPRQVGKTYLISLIVFALCTLFPNLTVIWTAHRTRTHNETFKKMQATAMKRKVAPWIANVRAANGEQEITFKNGSRILFGARESGFGRGFDKVDILVLDEAQILTEDAMTDMVPATNASPNGLVFMMGTPPRPRDNGEVFTNARADALAGDPDRLYIELSADRDAKINDRAQLAKANPSYPHRTTESAIQRMKKLLGSDENFKREALGIWDEAAIAKKGIDFAAWSELKIPVADVPTEGRRVYAVKFSVDGSTIAMAAGIRPDDGNPVHVVGIRVASAAEGTEFFVDYLVERKDVAAQIVIDGKSGVGYLVQALRDEKVPARAIITPTTDQVVAAHSMFEVGVNEAQFNHQGQPELDEQVAHAMKRKIGTNGGFGWDAPEGESVALLDAVTMAHWAAKTTKRKPGRKAVAL